Proteins from a single region of Chloroherpeton thalassium ATCC 35110:
- a CDS encoding lipoate--protein ligase family protein yields the protein MDTWRLIQDDDASAGFGLAADETLARRVGAGTSEPTLRIYTYASHSALVGRFQTVENEVNLPNCAKLGIAVNRRPTGGGAIIMGEGQLGVALTLSAKNQPAYARVKEMMARFSSGILSTFEQLGIDAAFKRKNDIEVNGKKIAGLGLHRTATGGLLFHASILFDLDVALMLEVLKTPFEKITDKEIGTVAERITTVRKEARAPVSIDELRRLVGEGYEKTFETRLREDCFSAEEFLEANVLEKGKYATRDWIFQNSDVPDSAGKAKLKTPGGLLDVAVTLAGKTLKALHLGGDFIASENAIADLEARFRWHSAKSDAVQETLYALYRERETELSHLPIHQVFQAIDAAIENALQKNESEKTEPYGCFVTPKTELGLGGGYAG from the coding sequence ATGGATACATGGAGACTGATTCAAGACGACGACGCAAGCGCAGGTTTCGGACTTGCCGCCGACGAAACGCTGGCAAGGCGCGTCGGTGCGGGCACGTCCGAACCGACTCTTAGAATATATACTTACGCTTCGCACTCGGCGCTGGTCGGGCGATTTCAAACGGTTGAAAATGAGGTAAATTTACCGAATTGCGCAAAGCTCGGCATCGCGGTCAATCGCAGGCCGACGGGCGGCGGCGCAATCATCATGGGCGAGGGGCAGCTTGGTGTGGCGCTGACGCTTTCCGCCAAAAATCAGCCCGCTTACGCCCGCGTGAAGGAAATGATGGCAAGATTTTCGTCAGGCATTTTGTCTACTTTCGAACAGTTAGGCATCGATGCCGCGTTCAAGCGCAAAAACGACATCGAAGTTAACGGCAAAAAAATTGCGGGACTCGGCCTGCATCGCACCGCGACGGGCGGCCTACTTTTTCACGCCTCGATCCTGTTTGACCTTGATGTGGCGCTGATGCTCGAAGTGCTGAAAACGCCGTTTGAAAAAATTACCGACAAGGAAATCGGTACGGTTGCCGAGCGAATCACAACCGTTAGGAAAGAAGCCCGAGCGCCGGTTTCAATTGACGAACTACGGCGGTTGGTCGGGGAAGGCTACGAAAAAACGTTCGAAACACGGCTGCGTGAAGATTGCTTTTCGGCTGAAGAATTTCTGGAAGCTAACGTTTTAGAAAAGGGAAAATATGCCACACGCGATTGGATTTTCCAAAACAGCGATGTTCCCGACAGCGCCGGAAAAGCCAAGCTGAAAACGCCGGGCGGCCTTTTGGATGTGGCCGTCACGCTGGCCGGAAAAACCTTGAAGGCCTTGCATCTCGGCGGCGATTTCATTGCGTCGGAAAATGCGATTGCCGATTTGGAAGCCCGTTTTCGCTGGCATTCCGCCAAATCTGACGCCGTTCAAGAAACGCTTTATGCGCTTTATCGCGAGCGCGAAACCGAGCTAAGCCACTTGCCGATTCACCAAGTTTTCCAAGCGATTGACGCTGCCATCGAAAACGCCTTACAAAAAAACGAGTCGGAAAAAACCGAGCCTTACGGTTGCTTCGTCACGCCGAAAACGGAATTGGGCTTAGGAGGCGGCTATGCAGGATGA
- a CDS encoding radical SAM protein codes for MEQIKQTEKRTSEVSLTSPDVVRISMAAAVELGLKPGTIQGCRCNCINLLQVYDEGCAANCSYCGLARERPGLADENTFIRVSWPIYPTELIAQKIAEVEARLGVGRVCVSQVHHRSNNADMLAIVRQIRKVAPVVPISGLVNATTMSEGVLRELKAAGADMVGFGLDAATPEIFEQARGRKARGPHNWERYWSMIRLARRLYGARHVNCHVIVGLGETDRDLVRLISDAVRDEIAVFLFSFNPEPGTVMQHVQAQPIWRHRRVQLVKHLIENHGLTESEIEFDDHGMISKLDVSDELIDRTIDEGIAFMTDGCPDRHGVMACNRPYGSYRPGEAFRDYPFMPKAADKADIHKQLKLEELQPMKVA; via the coding sequence ATGGAGCAGATAAAGCAAACCGAAAAAAGAACTTCCGAAGTTTCCCTAACAAGTCCCGATGTTGTTAGAATCAGCATGGCGGCGGCGGTTGAATTGGGGCTGAAGCCCGGCACGATTCAAGGATGCCGCTGCAATTGCATCAATTTATTGCAGGTGTATGACGAAGGCTGCGCCGCGAATTGCAGCTATTGCGGCCTTGCGCGTGAGCGTCCGGGGCTTGCCGATGAAAATACGTTTATCCGCGTCTCGTGGCCGATTTATCCGACCGAACTGATTGCACAAAAAATCGCCGAAGTTGAGGCACGGTTAGGCGTTGGGCGCGTTTGTGTGTCGCAGGTGCATCATCGGAGCAACAATGCGGACATGCTCGCCATTGTTCGCCAAATTCGCAAAGTCGCGCCGGTCGTCCCGATTTCCGGCCTCGTCAATGCCACCACCATGAGCGAAGGCGTCTTGCGCGAACTCAAAGCCGCCGGTGCGGACATGGTCGGCTTTGGCCTTGACGCGGCCACGCCCGAAATTTTTGAACAGGCTCGCGGCAGAAAGGCTCGCGGCCCGCATAACTGGGAGCGCTATTGGAGCATGATCCGCCTTGCCCGCCGGCTCTACGGTGCGCGACATGTGAATTGCCATGTCATCGTCGGCTTGGGCGAAACCGACCGAGACCTTGTCCGCCTCATTTCGGACGCCGTGAGGGACGAAATAGCCGTTTTCCTTTTCTCATTCAACCCCGAGCCGGGGACCGTGATGCAACATGTGCAGGCGCAACCGATTTGGCGACATCGCCGGGTGCAGCTTGTTAAGCATCTGATTGAAAATCACGGCCTAACGGAGTCCGAGATTGAGTTTGACGATCACGGCATGATTTCAAAATTGGATGTTTCGGACGAATTAATCGATAGGACGATTGACGAAGGCATTGCTTTTATGACGGACGGATGTCCCGATAGGCACGGCGTTATGGCCTGCAATCGGCCTTACGGTTCGTATCGCCCGGGCGAAGCCTTCCGGGATTATCCCTTTATGCCGAAAGCTGCCGACAAAGCGGACATTCACAAGCAATTGAAGTTGGAAGAATTGCAGCCGATGAAAGTTGCCTAA
- a CDS encoding radical SAM protein: MQDETMLRTDERAEAAFELRKANFPNEIVFHTPGLKQYQTSEYTKHNSREFVAVSLTGTDCALNCKHCGKVLLRGMLNLKKFQGSLFEMCRKLSEDGAKGVLISGGSDRAGSVPLLKFIPDLARVKKELGLTVRVHPGLIDDETCSALREANIDGVMFDVIGDRQTIREVYGLEKEPEDYEAVLARLEKYELPCVPHVVIGHYFGKLKGELNALEMVRRHPPKMLVLVVLMAVAGTEMAEIAPPTIQDIEEIFFAARTMLPETLIGLGCARPIGEVKKQIDRSAIDMGLNSIAYPTEGMVKYAESKGLQARFINACCGVNW, translated from the coding sequence ATGCAGGATGAAACGATGCTTCGAACAGACGAACGCGCCGAGGCGGCATTTGAATTGCGCAAGGCAAATTTTCCGAATGAAATTGTCTTTCATACGCCCGGCCTGAAGCAATATCAAACGTCGGAATATACCAAGCATAACTCGCGCGAGTTCGTCGCCGTTAGCCTAACGGGAACGGATTGCGCCCTTAACTGCAAGCATTGCGGTAAGGTGCTTTTGCGCGGAATGCTGAATTTGAAAAAATTCCAAGGCTCGCTGTTCGAGATGTGCCGAAAGCTTTCGGAGGACGGCGCAAAAGGCGTGTTGATTTCGGGCGGCAGCGACCGCGCGGGCAGCGTGCCGCTTTTGAAGTTCATTCCCGATTTGGCGCGAGTCAAAAAAGAACTCGGCCTAACCGTTCGTGTCCATCCCGGACTTATCGACGACGAAACATGCTCCGCACTTCGTGAGGCAAATATCGACGGCGTGATGTTCGATGTGATAGGCGACCGGCAAACGATTCGTGAAGTCTACGGACTTGAAAAAGAGCCGGAAGATTATGAAGCCGTACTTGCAAGGCTTGAAAAATATGAACTTCCCTGTGTGCCGCATGTCGTTATCGGGCATTATTTCGGGAAGCTCAAAGGCGAGTTGAACGCGCTGGAAATGGTGCGCCGTCACCCGCCGAAGATGCTCGTTTTGGTGGTTTTAATGGCTGTCGCCGGAACCGAAATGGCCGAAATCGCGCCCCCAACGATTCAGGACATTGAGGAAATTTTCTTCGCAGCCCGAACAATGCTACCGGAAACGCTGATCGGCCTCGGCTGCGCCCGACCGATAGGCGAAGTAAAAAAACAAATAGACCGTTCGGCCATCGACATGGGTCTCAACTCCATCGCTTATCCGACGGAAGGCATGGTAAAATATGCCGAAAGCAAAGGGCTTCAAGCCCGATTTATCAACGCCTGCTGCGGCGTGAATTGGTAA
- a CDS encoding radical SAM protein: protein MQRGSLKEYLTEPFLKTLYDEVRKAGAIRSISLDLTHECNIHCKGCYYFSQQINRLGSNATDGDFDRLIESEKERGTNFVTVVGGEPSLELGRLKKVYDNFKMNVSTNGFRKIPYEGFEQMPIGVSVWGNHATDRKMRGSGKRDIFPVALKNYRNDSRAFWYYTVTPGNAHEIQQVTEECVRNGNRVLYTFYSDLTNMGGSYDHRQGFQFAREEIARMIERFPEHILLSNYIGEVVSTGKLFEQEWGYSVCTSISTNNPVNAERLTNGNPYSPHFRAYNADFLTTRRCCTATTRSCDSCLDVWQHFSWIILNMKKHLTTEADFTNWLTTMYLFYFINRLVDWEKGAALLPEIHRRIGMERFTAEARKAS, encoded by the coding sequence ATGCAACGAGGAAGCTTAAAAGAATATTTAACCGAGCCGTTTTTGAAAACGCTCTACGATGAAGTGCGTAAGGCCGGTGCGATTCGCTCGATTTCCCTTGACCTAACGCATGAATGCAACATTCACTGCAAGGGCTGCTATTATTTTTCGCAGCAAATAAACCGTTTGGGAAGCAACGCAACGGACGGCGATTTTGATAGGCTCATTGAATCGGAAAAAGAGCGCGGCACGAATTTCGTGACGGTCGTCGGCGGTGAGCCGAGCTTGGAATTAGGCCGCTTGAAAAAGGTTTATGATAATTTCAAAATGAATGTTTCCACAAACGGTTTTCGCAAAATTCCTTACGAAGGGTTTGAGCAAATGCCGATAGGCGTATCCGTTTGGGGCAATCATGCAACCGATAGGAAAATGCGTGGCAGCGGGAAACGCGATATTTTTCCCGTCGCGCTGAAAAATTATCGCAATGATTCGCGGGCGTTTTGGTACTACACCGTCACGCCGGGAAATGCGCATGAAATTCAGCAAGTTACGGAGGAATGCGTCCGAAACGGCAATCGGGTGCTTTATACGTTTTATAGTGACCTGACAAATATGGGTGGCAGCTATGACCATCGTCAAGGCTTTCAATTTGCAAGGGAAGAGATTGCCCGCATGATTGAGCGTTTCCCGGAGCATATTTTGCTCTCGAACTACATCGGCGAGGTGGTTTCAACCGGCAAATTGTTTGAGCAAGAATGGGGCTACAGCGTTTGCACGAGCATTTCAACGAACAACCCGGTGAATGCCGAACGCCTAACAAACGGAAATCCTTACAGTCCGCATTTTCGCGCCTACAACGCCGATTTTCTGACCACGCGCCGTTGCTGCACCGCCACCACGCGCTCGTGCGACTCCTGCCTCGACGTTTGGCAGCATTTTTCATGGATCATTTTAAACATGAAAAAACATCTGACAACCGAAGCGGATTTCACCAACTGGCTGACGACGATGTACCTCTTTTACTTCATCAACCGCTTGGTTGATTGGGAAAAAGGCGCGGCACTTTTGCCGGAAATTCATCGGCGCATCGGCATGGAACGCTTTACGGCGGAAGCGCGGAAAGCTTCCTGA
- a CDS encoding molybdopterin-dependent oxidoreductase — translation MPSSLSKFLSNVLGVGNLYNDPKEDAPKETTNVAGESLPKFGVTDTAPENMIEVRQPDGRISSYPPPDKWDDWVQWDAKAWPQKVARRYTLVPTICFNCESACGLTAYVDKTTFEIQKFEGNPVHPGSRGRNCAKGPATHNQIYDPERILYPLKRVGERGEGKWKRISWEEALTEIGEKMRESRKIRKDGIVYHVGRPGEDHYVNRCIQSWGVDGHNSHTNICSAAARAGYAFWSGFDRPSADFSNARVILLLSAHLESGHYFNPHAQRIIEGQTKGAKIITLDPRLSNTASKSDVWLPTWPGSEPTVLLAFANYLIQNDRYDKEFMRKWVNWEDTLAHFATHGTEGDLSNDGELESLRAELQDPEHRKNFEFFDRLLKVLYRDFTFERAAEESEVPIERLIESAEYIANCDGKLATHTWRSATMGNRGGWQVARTLFFLNVLTGSVGTKGGTSGNSWNKFVPKPFKTPPPITAWNELHLPHEWPFAFYEMSFLLPHFLLEGRGEMDVYFTRVYNPMWINPDGFVWMKALKDEQKIKCHVALTPTWNESAWFADYVLPMGHGPERHDLMSQETHAGKWIGFRQPVRRVAMERAGKKVRFTYEANPGEVWEENEFWVELSGKMDPDGSLGVRQWFESPYREGELITQDEYWQWIFENSVPGLPEAAAKENLTPLAYMRKYGCFEVVHETYTPYAAPIDGDAPGAEVDGERYKGFDTPSKKLEFFSPTLYNWGWKELEYTVPWQLKSHVHQDFINRSKGEMILLPTFRLPTLIHTRSANAKWLYEISHRNPVWMNPQDANRLQVTSGDLIRVETEIGYFVDKVWVTEGIKPGVVACSHHLGRWRLDKQIGVSKGMSSLAELDESGHRFNLKIIHGAQSWESFDPDTSRVWWKDVGVHQNLTHAVHPDPISGAHCWLQKAMNVSKAAPDDNYGDVFVDTEKSMQVYREWVALTRSAVDYSPDGTRRPHWLKRPLKPVKEAYKLPENPFGREVKSAESSAGSAYMRFGSAQRSV, via the coding sequence ATGCCATCAAGTTTATCAAAATTTCTTTCCAATGTGTTAGGTGTGGGGAATCTTTACAACGACCCCAAAGAAGATGCTCCGAAAGAAACGACAAATGTGGCCGGTGAGTCGCTGCCGAAGTTCGGCGTAACCGACACGGCGCCGGAAAATATGATTGAAGTTAGGCAACCGGACGGGCGCATCAGCAGCTACCCGCCGCCTGACAAATGGGACGATTGGGTACAATGGGACGCAAAGGCCTGGCCGCAAAAGGTCGCCCGTCGCTACACGCTTGTGCCTACCATCTGTTTCAATTGCGAAAGTGCCTGCGGACTTACGGCCTATGTGGATAAGACGACATTTGAAATTCAAAAGTTCGAAGGAAATCCAGTGCATCCGGGCAGTCGCGGAAGAAATTGCGCCAAAGGCCCGGCGACGCACAATCAAATTTATGACCCGGAGCGAATTTTATATCCGCTCAAGCGCGTCGGCGAGCGCGGCGAGGGCAAATGGAAACGGATTTCTTGGGAGGAAGCCCTAACGGAGATAGGCGAAAAAATGCGCGAAAGCCGTAAGATTCGCAAGGACGGCATCGTGTATCATGTCGGGCGACCGGGCGAAGACCACTATGTAAATCGTTGCATTCAAAGCTGGGGCGTCGACGGCCACAACAGCCACACGAATATTTGTTCGGCGGCGGCGCGAGCGGGCTACGCTTTTTGGAGCGGATTTGATAGGCCAAGCGCCGATTTTTCCAACGCTCGCGTGATTTTGCTCCTTTCTGCCCATTTGGAATCAGGGCATTATTTCAATCCACACGCGCAACGCATTATCGAAGGGCAAACGAAAGGCGCGAAAATTATTACGCTCGACCCGCGTCTTAGCAACACCGCAAGCAAAAGTGACGTTTGGCTTCCGACTTGGCCGGGCAGCGAACCGACCGTTTTACTTGCTTTTGCCAATTATCTCATCCAAAACGACCGTTACGATAAAGAGTTTATGCGGAAATGGGTCAATTGGGAGGACACCTTGGCGCATTTTGCGACGCACGGCACGGAGGGCGACCTATCAAATGACGGTGAATTGGAATCGCTCAGGGCAGAGCTTCAAGACCCGGAGCATCGGAAAAATTTCGAGTTCTTTGACCGCCTGCTCAAAGTGCTTTATCGGGATTTTACCTTTGAGCGAGCGGCTGAAGAATCGGAAGTGCCTATCGAACGGTTAATAGAAAGCGCCGAATACATTGCAAATTGCGACGGCAAGCTGGCCACGCACACATGGCGTTCGGCCACGATGGGCAATCGCGGCGGGTGGCAAGTCGCCCGGACGCTCTTTTTCCTGAATGTCCTAACGGGCAGTGTCGGCACCAAGGGCGGGACTTCGGGCAACTCGTGGAATAAATTTGTGCCGAAGCCTTTCAAAACGCCGCCGCCGATTACGGCTTGGAACGAGCTGCATTTGCCTCACGAATGGCCGTTCGCTTTTTACGAAATGAGCTTCCTTTTGCCCCATTTTCTTTTGGAAGGTCGCGGCGAAATGGATGTCTATTTCACGCGCGTTTATAACCCGATGTGGATTAATCCCGACGGCTTCGTTTGGATGAAGGCGCTCAAGGACGAGCAGAAAATCAAATGCCATGTCGCCCTAACGCCGACTTGGAACGAATCCGCATGGTTTGCCGACTATGTGCTGCCGATGGGACACGGGCCGGAGCGTCACGATTTGATGAGCCAAGAAACTCACGCCGGAAAATGGATAGGCTTCCGGCAGCCAGTGCGCCGCGTGGCGATGGAGCGGGCGGGGAAAAAAGTTCGCTTTACCTACGAAGCCAATCCGGGCGAGGTTTGGGAGGAAAACGAATTTTGGGTTGAACTTTCCGGCAAAATGGACCCCGACGGTTCGTTAGGTGTGCGCCAATGGTTTGAAAGTCCCTATCGAGAAGGCGAACTGATTACGCAAGACGAATATTGGCAATGGATTTTCGAAAACAGCGTACCGGGACTTCCCGAAGCGGCTGCGAAGGAAAACCTAACGCCGTTAGCATACATGCGAAAATACGGCTGTTTTGAAGTCGTGCATGAAACTTATACGCCGTATGCCGCGCCTATCGATGGCGATGCTCCGGGTGCGGAAGTGGACGGCGAACGCTATAAAGGCTTTGATACGCCGAGCAAAAAGCTGGAATTTTTCAGCCCGACGCTCTACAATTGGGGCTGGAAGGAACTGGAATATACCGTGCCTTGGCAGCTCAAAAGCCATGTGCATCAGGATTTCATCAACCGAAGCAAGGGGGAAATGATTCTGCTCCCGACGTTCCGACTGCCGACGCTGATTCACACGCGGAGCGCGAACGCGAAGTGGCTTTATGAAATCAGCCATCGCAATCCGGTTTGGATGAACCCGCAAGACGCGAATCGGCTTCAGGTCACAAGCGGCGATTTGATTCGGGTTGAGACCGAAATCGGCTATTTCGTTGATAAAGTTTGGGTGACGGAGGGCATCAAGCCGGGCGTGGTTGCGTGTAGTCACCACTTGGGGCGTTGGCGTTTGGACAAACAAATCGGCGTGAGCAAGGGCATGTCGTCGCTTGCCGAGCTTGACGAATCGGGACATCGGTTCAATTTGAAAATCATTCACGGGGCGCAAAGTTGGGAAAGCTTTGACCCGGATACGAGCCGCGTTTGGTGGAAGGATGTCGGTGTGCATCAAAACCTAACACATGCGGTACATCCCGACCCGATTAGCGGAGCGCATTGCTGGCTGCAAAAAGCCATGAATGTAAGCAAAGCTGCTCCCGACGACAACTACGGCGATGTTTTTGTCGACACGGAAAAATCCATGCAGGTCTATCGTGAATGGGTGGCGCTCACTCGCTCGGCGGTGGATTACAGCCCGGACGGCACACGCCGCCCACATTGGCTGAAGCGTCCGCTCAAGCCCGTGAAAGAGGCGTATAAATTGCCCGAAAACCCGTTTGGCCGTGAGGTAAAAAGCGCTGAAAGCTCGGCAGGGTCAGCCTATATGCGTTTCGGCTCCGCTCAACGCTCAGTATAA
- a CDS encoding glycine cleavage system protein H, giving the protein MSRNEKLKFPEDRFYDSRYHFWAKPDPTTGNVVIGIDALGLDSAGELVYMSFHSAGSRVRRHESLGSLEAAKMTGEILSPVSGTIIQRNTNVLEEPSIVNAEPYGRGWFVLINPDNWHDESKLLVSGNRITSWAKGEMMKRETESIFDR; this is encoded by the coding sequence ATGAGCCGAAACGAAAAACTCAAATTCCCGGAAGACCGGTTCTACGACAGCCGGTATCATTTTTGGGCAAAGCCCGATCCGACCACCGGCAATGTCGTCATCGGCATCGATGCGTTAGGATTGGACTCCGCCGGCGAGTTGGTCTACATGTCGTTTCATAGCGCGGGCAGCCGTGTTCGCCGCCATGAATCGCTCGGCTCACTGGAGGCCGCAAAAATGACTGGGGAAATTCTTTCGCCCGTTTCCGGCACGATTATTCAACGCAACACCAATGTTTTGGAAGAACCGTCCATCGTCAACGCCGAACCTTACGGTCGCGGTTGGTTCGTTTTAATCAATCCTGACAACTGGCACGACGAGTCGAAATTGCTCGTCAGCGGCAATCGCATCACAAGCTGGGCGAAAGGCGAGATGATGAAGCGCGAGACGGAAAGCATTTTTGACCGATAA
- a CDS encoding lipoate--protein ligase family protein, which translates to MMMQDTKQNAPIRVISLGKTDAVMTQAVYHAVAAAMTQDTPDTIILTQPATPYLCIGYHQALEQILDLEICKAKQISIVRRKLGGGTTYLDENQIFYQCVFHQSRLPARFEKIYAKLLSPPIEVLKNMGLDASLQGANEIEVSGKRIAGTGGGQLGEAAVVVGNILLDFDMSAMTTVWFAPSHGFRRLAENALSERLTTLKQLGIDASPSELCEKLTNAYSQSLGRPIAIGSLTSEEQAKAEAFCQTLASDEFLALHEPEKKYRPLKISARAFIHHETLEIDGMSFSVAMKVTDGIISDAVIECPKKRFHRKLHQFLIGKPLKNWQSELLLQEKEVLCNEEA; encoded by the coding sequence ATGATGATGCAAGACACAAAGCAAAACGCCCCGATTCGCGTGATTTCGCTCGGTAAAACCGACGCCGTGATGACGCAGGCCGTTTATCATGCGGTCGCCGCCGCCATGACGCAGGACACGCCGGATACGATTATCCTAACGCAGCCTGCCACGCCTTATTTGTGCATCGGCTATCATCAAGCCTTAGAGCAAATTTTGGATTTGGAAATTTGCAAGGCAAAACAGATTTCGATTGTTAGGCGAAAACTCGGCGGCGGCACAACCTATTTGGATGAAAATCAAATTTTTTATCAGTGCGTGTTTCATCAAAGCCGTCTTCCCGCTCGGTTTGAAAAAATTTATGCCAAGCTGCTTTCGCCACCGATTGAAGTTCTGAAAAATATGGGCTTAGATGCCTCGCTTCAAGGCGCCAACGAAATTGAAGTTTCCGGCAAACGCATTGCGGGAACGGGTGGCGGGCAGCTTGGCGAGGCCGCTGTCGTCGTCGGCAACATTCTTCTGGATTTTGATATGTCGGCCATGACAACGGTTTGGTTCGCACCGTCACACGGATTTCGCCGGCTTGCCGAAAACGCGCTATCTGAGCGCCTAACGACGTTAAAGCAACTCGGAATTGATGCTTCGCCGTCCGAGCTTTGCGAAAAACTAACGAACGCTTATAGTCAATCTTTAGGGCGACCTATCGCAATCGGAAGCCTAACAAGTGAGGAGCAAGCGAAAGCCGAAGCCTTTTGCCAAACGCTTGCTTCCGATGAATTTTTAGCCCTTCACGAACCGGAAAAAAAATATCGTCCGCTGAAAATTTCGGCGCGGGCGTTTATCCATCACGAAACGCTTGAGATAGACGGCATGTCGTTTTCAGTCGCCATGAAGGTGACGGACGGCATTATTTCGGACGCCGTTATCGAATGTCCGAAAAAGAGATTTCATCGAAAGCTGCATCAATTTTTGATAGGCAAACCCTTGAAAAATTGGCAGTCCGAACTGCTTTTGCAAGAAAAGGAGGTCTTATGCAACGAGGAAGCTTAA
- a CDS encoding 4Fe-4S dicluster domain-containing protein codes for MNYSFVIDNRKCIGCHACSTACKSENSVPLGVSRTWVKYTEQGAYPNTKRYFQVTRCNHCANPPCVRICPVTAMYQREDGIVEFDKNVCIGCKACTQACPYNAIHVDPDSGTASKCHFCAHRLENGLEPACVVVCPQHAIVCGDLDDPNSEIQKVLSKNSVTVRKPEQGTAPKLFYIEGHDLNLTPTAAEHLSKEFLWAETPAAYRNGHAKKSASTNGTKRKSTSGTAIRRLAAQGHPNGGTVQTGEREASQMAQVAYDIRHALQWHWPVPAYLVTKGVAAGLILFLAVVHAFGLAKIGGTLAAVGFFTSLIFSALTSVFLVVDLEKPDRFLRVMFRPQTKSWLARGAVYLGLFSTLSAVWWGSEMLSLMGVIGEISPELRTAALVAMIPFSLGVTVYTAFLFGQAEGRDLWQSPLLPLHLIVQAVMAGAGTLLILNLFAPLAPEVFSLAKNGFLIFLTLDLLVIFFGEIAMPHASETAAAAAHKMIHGEFKSYFWGGAIAVGHLAAFLLVLTNVGIGMALGGVAMLVGLYFYEYAFVTAPQKVANS; via the coding sequence ATGAATTATAGTTTTGTGATAGATAACCGAAAGTGCATCGGCTGCCATGCCTGCTCTACGGCTTGCAAAAGTGAGAATAGCGTCCCGCTCGGCGTATCGAGAACTTGGGTGAAATACACGGAGCAGGGCGCTTATCCGAATACCAAGCGATATTTTCAAGTAACCCGTTGCAATCATTGCGCCAACCCGCCATGTGTTAGGATTTGTCCGGTCACGGCCATGTATCAGCGTGAGGATGGCATCGTGGAGTTCGATAAAAACGTCTGTATCGGCTGCAAAGCTTGCACGCAGGCTTGCCCGTACAACGCCATTCATGTCGACCCCGACTCAGGGACGGCCTCGAAATGTCATTTTTGTGCGCATCGTTTGGAAAACGGCCTCGAGCCGGCCTGCGTGGTCGTTTGCCCGCAACATGCCATCGTTTGCGGCGACCTTGACGATCCGAACAGCGAAATTCAAAAGGTGCTTTCTAAAAATAGCGTCACCGTTCGAAAGCCGGAACAAGGCACCGCGCCGAAACTTTTTTACATCGAAGGACATGACCTGAACCTAACGCCGACGGCTGCGGAGCATCTCTCGAAAGAGTTTCTTTGGGCGGAAACGCCTGCCGCATATCGGAACGGTCATGCGAAGAAATCGGCCTCAACGAACGGCACAAAAAGAAAATCCACTTCCGGTACGGCGATTCGCCGACTTGCGGCACAAGGGCATCCTAACGGCGGAACGGTGCAAACCGGCGAGCGCGAAGCCTCACAAATGGCGCAGGTCGCTTACGATATTCGACACGCCTTGCAATGGCATTGGCCGGTGCCTGCTTATCTCGTCACCAAAGGCGTTGCCGCCGGACTAATTTTATTCCTTGCGGTCGTTCATGCGTTCGGCCTTGCAAAAATCGGCGGGACGCTGGCCGCCGTCGGATTTTTCACATCGCTTATTTTCTCAGCTTTAACTTCAGTATTTCTTGTAGTTGATTTGGAAAAGCCCGACCGATTTTTGCGCGTTATGTTCCGACCGCAAACCAAAAGTTGGCTTGCAAGGGGAGCGGTTTATTTGGGACTTTTCAGCACCCTTTCTGCCGTTTGGTGGGGTTCCGAAATGCTTTCGCTTATGGGCGTCATCGGCGAGATTTCGCCGGAACTGCGAACCGCCGCGCTCGTTGCGATGATTCCATTTTCGTTAGGGGTAACCGTTTATACGGCATTTCTTTTCGGTCAGGCAGAAGGGCGCGACCTGTGGCAAAGTCCGCTGTTGCCCTTGCACTTGATCGTTCAGGCGGTGATGGCGGGAGCAGGAACGCTTCTCATTTTGAACCTTTTTGCGCCGCTTGCGCCGGAAGTCTTTAGCCTTGCAAAAAACGGATTTTTGATTTTCCTAACGCTTGATTTGCTCGTCATTTTCTTTGGGGAAATTGCGATGCCTCATGCAAGCGAAACGGCAGCCGCCGCCGCGCATAAGATGATTCACGGCGAATTTAAAAGCTATTTTTGGGGCGGCGCGATTGCCGTCGGACACCTTGCGGCGTTTTTGCTTGTGCTAACGAATGTCGGCATCGGCATGGCGTTAGGCGGTGTGGCCATGCTCGTCGGCCTTTATTTTTATGAATACGCCTTTGTGACAGCCCCTCAAAAAGTTGCGAACAGTTAA